In Helianthus annuus cultivar XRQ/B chromosome 9, HanXRQr2.0-SUNRISE, whole genome shotgun sequence, the following are encoded in one genomic region:
- the LOC110874267 gene encoding zinc finger BED domain-containing protein RICESLEEPER 2-like produces the protein MESQKKRKAKSLICEYFKRMNVDDAKTKDKCNHCSQACDKDGNVNETSMKQHSTVCTQNPKNLPNNSEDERKRKALAEMIILDKLPLSSVQTVSFKKLMQSLCPEFTIPSPSTIARDCCEYYLEKKKKLKKLFTENKRVCVTVDMWTSEEGLDYMCLTAQFIDHDWILHNKMINFKLVDSDDGEEMGSTIIECLKEWGIENVLTITIGNASSSDDAISFLKSKLPNLFSDCKYLHIKCMTHIINLVVKAGFKSQNDTIERIRSAVRYISVSPDGLDTFKSCVVGKKVESETFLCLDWPDRWNTTSDMLKRASEFGKAFELFKTKDPDFKRYLHNLKDDVPSRTDWIYARKFASLLYFFKRKTMQMSSTTYVVAHQFFSEVMDIDAHLHELNNETDSQAYGEYNARNVRSVLGRSKEKLYLVVFCGYIGPAYEG, from the coding sequence ATGGAGtcgcaaaagaaaagaaaagcgaAATCTTTAATTTGTGAGTACTTCAAAAGAATGAACGTCGACGACGCGAAAACAAAAGACAAGTGCAACCACTGCTCTCAAGCGTGTGACAAAGACGGGAACGTTAACGAAACATCAATGAAACAACACTCAACAGTGTGCACGCAAAACccgaaaaatctaccaaataattcAGAAgacgaaagaaaaagaaaagcgTTAGCGGAAATGATAATACTCGACAAGCTTCCGCTCTCATCTGTTCAAACCGTGTCATTTAAAAAGCTTATGCAATCTCTGTGCCCCGAATTTACCATTCCTTCACCGTCGACAATAGCACGTGATTGTTGCGAGTATTATTTGGAGAAAAAGAAGAAGTTAAAAAAGTTGTTTACGGAAAATAAACGAGTTTGTGTTACCGTTGATATGTGGACGTCAGAAGAAGGGCTTGATTATATGTGTTTAACCGCGCAGTTTATTGACCATGATTGGATTTTGCATAATAAAATGATCAACTTCAAACTTGTAGATAGTGATGACGGTGAAGAGATGGGAAGTACGATTATCGAGTGTTTGAAAGAATGGGGAATCGAGAACGTGTTGACGATAACTATCGGTAACGCATCGTCTAGTGACGATGCAATTTCGTTTCTGAAGAGTAAGTTGCCGAACTTATTTTCCGACTGTAAATACCTTCATATCAAGTGTATGACACACATTATCAATTTGGTTGTGAAAGCGGGATTCAAATCACAAAACGATACAATTGAGCGTATTCGGAGCGCGGTTAGATACATAAGCGTCTCTCCCGACGGGCTCGATACGTTCAAATCTTGCGTTGTGGGGAAAAAAGTCGAGTCGGAAACGTTTTTATGTCTCGATTGGCCTGACAGATGGAACACTACATCCGATATGTTGAAAAGGGCATCGGAATTCGGAAAGGCGTTTGAGTTATTCAAAACTAAAGATCCGGATTTCAAACGTTATTTACACAATTTAAAAGACGATGTCCCAAGTCGTACCGATTGgatttacgcaagaaagtttgcGTCGTTACTATATTTCTTTAAACGCAAAACTATGCAGATGTCGAGTACGACATATGTAGTAGCCCATCAGTTTTTTAGCGAAGTTATGGATATCGATGCACACTTGCATGAATTGAATAATGAAACGGACTCGCAAGCTTATGGCGAATACAATGCGAGAAATGTTCGATCGGTATTGGGGAGATCAAAAGAAAAGCTGTATCTTGTTGTATTTTGCGGTTATATTGGACCCGCGTATGAAGGTTGA